A genome region from Ptiloglossa arizonensis isolate GNS036 chromosome 4, iyPtiAriz1_principal, whole genome shotgun sequence includes the following:
- the Faf gene encoding ubiquitin carboxyl-terminal hydrolase-like faf, producing MTIATRGQGVGIDLPDSQQSTQMHSPLGPQQLADTMSGLQLTENVVQTECTNDTLTSVEDSNQLQGEPDFPVAKLNILHEKISSPRWVVPVLPEQELECLLQASIDLCKKGIDVQSEACQRFFREGLTISFTKILTDDAVSSWKLNIQNCINANCERLVELCVLKLDEDWFPLLDLLAMVFNPSNKFHTFNAARSSETVPPGSDIPDEELYARPPSDSRSPRGWLVDLINRFGSLNGFEILLSRFQSGRNLTVPVIYALIRPFGLCYELLTVHTIVKYLMPIVEMVPVILNNLTDEELKKEAKNESKNDAISAIIKAAKCLVSRVPQQDEMIKNLEILRLKMILRLLQISSFNGKMNALNEVNKVITTVSFYQHRNAITEEEEWLTAERMAKWIKENGVLEIVLRDSLHQPQYVEKLEKILRFIIKEHALTLEDLDAVWAAQAGKHEAIVKNVHDLLAKLAWDFSPEQLDHLFECFQMSWKTANKKQREKLLELIRRLAEDDKDGVMAHKVLTLFWNLAHSDEVPTEIMDQALNAHVKILDYSCSQERDAQKTIWLDKCVEELKSGDKWALPALKQIREICCLYESNPNIVGNGPRGHHLHFRQDVIERLQAEHSIVVLVTNSLTNYMDKTRQLVKENSDIDANTYMPDNRYSHIMQVQERLNFLRFLLKDGQLWLCEDQAEQIWQCLAEQGVFVSDREACFKWFSKLMGDEPDLDPAINKEFFQKNILQLDPILLTESGIKCYERFFKAVNSKEGKLKLKRRTFFMDDVDLIGTDYLWRVVTNSPEEIANRAIELLKEVNTNLGPRLHSSVLAFHVTYIGECMDRLKAHYDTVSVLSKVYLEGKEEREEQMSNKIKVEAMKMCRVMKVLQEYINECDSAFPVDRRILPLHRAARGKYLSLIIRFVNPGRNVDDIDVFTHSNDTLGSLRRQILRRIKANGSNVKLDLFLNGESLEPTDDRKLLSQTPLRDKMLLSAKLSQVNSNMPSSPESSSDSSTSSPHHPYDGPNVEAENSLPGVVISQRSQYATFFFQLSDLGCTLQHAQLRDGARNLLQLVPPDTLTVSRLQWLFGHCKDDDTLDNALCNEQNTTVDSLFFTASPSQVLYNLEVLYSLLMPTLDPMSERVFEFQCSFIKSGEAGVILEMLTKNKFLPNADEVTKRAAYLTVLKLCKLLLTVVGNVMACVMDEVQQAGISENHDNHAHNNRGPVAVLKQALQSVPNQNTEYMLRSVAAKLAQHLARRMLCGGTESDKCRQLFMQALSWELPDVATIRAIIRLAWAASTGNLNNINISVEMLHTLHETNEKEAFNNPDNNDVLVCKEALEVLTIALVLNPTALESLPRDKMWHTFLIDLVLLSTSRVVRMAAAEQFFLISTWYSSGHQPLLFAITLLFSVLNTTVMEHAKQSHEYFHLLCRLLNFAHMSGCPLLTAETLLNIEIAWLKKVRDNVKETGESQIDEAVLEGHLGLTKELLAFLPPSKKYELGSDEKHGANLIKELVEDFVFPASRLMLQLRSTGELSASQASPVCTTPQSTSAAFDLLVGLCIGCVPNMKLLVIMLTDMFYSERDEPLVEWDYLPPVGLRPLKGFVGLKNAGATCYMNSVLQQLYMVESIRIGLLAAEGAATDLNEDFSGEERIEGEQTIEANDNDTNEEKCGADESRKEYNIGILKQVQAIFGHLAYSKLQYYIPRGLWKHFKLQGEPVNLREQQDAVEFFMSLVESLDEALKALGHEQIMSRILGGSYSDQKICKGCPHRYSKEEPFSLISVDIRNHSNLLDSLEQYVKGELLEGADAYHCDKCNKKVVTVKRLCVKKLPPVLAIQLKRFEYDFERVCAIKFNDYFEFPRDLDMEPYTVSGLAKVEGEVIDCDYEESIKGTCTKYQLTGIVVHSGQASGGHYYSYILHRQSDGVAKWYKFDDGDVTECKMEEEEEMKSQCFGGDYLGEVFDHMLKRMSYRKQKRWWNAYMLFYTRLDVEENSLMKSVNELSLYTKLGVMKMPPAIEYSVRKQNIKFMHNRNQFSAEYFQFIKKLVSCNPFNINRQNMNEKLSSEQEELAMLSVQLASRFLFHTGFHTKKTLRGNATDWYDIVCHHLRSSKSVRSWFAHNVLFNHPNRFCDYLLSCPSTEVRTAFLKILVFLAHVSLQDGPCVPPSLNAPTILLDPTATLSDHLLHAVLSLLHREISDHGRHLPHYFSLFYTYASLGLAEKAQLLKLNVPVTFMLVAIDEGPGHTIKYQYPELTKLHQVVSMLLRCCDVSSKTHSSHAQSGVAPFPNPYGDPACQNEYLMPIQPQAADILFVKNNYMKKLIEDADVNVTEDTVKLLQYCCWENPHLSRTVLSELLWQIGFAFTHELKHHAELLLAMLLMEDSWQTHRVHNALKGVPDEREGLFEIIQRSKHHYQKRAYQCIKCMVQLFSKCRPAHQLLHHSSELKRKWIHAIDWLHEELDKRPYASTAPYTHAYSNWSPPAQSNDSTNGYVLERSNSARKTLERACELCPDVEPEVEDASEDCAEEAEKYQPQNRVIMRSGRNLGWMSLGYPDVTIMQQMLEEQQSQSGPAPVHTPLLAHQLHSPQNCESSQNTSRDP from the exons ATGACGATTGCCACCAGAGGCCAAGGTGTAGGCATAGACCTTCCTGACAGCCAGCAAAGTACACAG ATGCACAGTCCACTGGGTCCGCAACAGTTGGCTGACACAATGTCAGGACTTCAACTCACAGAGAATGTGGTACAAACAGAATGCACCAATGATACCTTAACTTCAGTAGAAGATAGTAATCAACTCCAGGGGGAGCCTGATTTTCCTGTAGCAAAACTCAATATTCTTCATGAAAAAATATCTAGTCCACGCTGGGTTGTACCAGTTCTGCCAGAACAAGAGTTAGAGTGCCTGTTGCAAGCCAGTATCGATCTTTGTAAAAAAG GAATTGATGTACAAAGTGAAGCGTGTCAGCGCTTTTTTCGAGAGGGACTCACAATTTCTTTTACCAAAATATTGACTGATGATGCAGTAAGTAGTTGGAAACTGAACATTCAAAATTGTATTAATGCAAATTGTGAGCGGTTGGTGGAACTATGTGTCTTGAAACTAGATGAGGACTGGTTTCCTCTTCTAGATTTGCTGGCGATGGTTTTTAATCCTAGTAATAA ATTTCACACATTTAATGCTGCAAGGTCTTCGGAAACTGTTCCCCCTGGCAGTGATATTCCTGATGAAGAACTTTATGCACGACCACCATCTGATTCAAGAAGTCCTCGTGGTTGGCTAGTGGATCTCATAAATAG gttTGGAAGTCTTAATGGATTTGAAATTTTGCTCTCTAGATTTCAGAGCGGCCGAAATTTAACAGTACCGGTTATTTATGCTTTAATTAGACCCTTTGGTTTGTGTTATGAACTACTTACTGTTCACACAATAGTTAAATATCTTATGCCTATTGTG GAAATGGTGCCtgtaattttgaataatttgactgatgaagaattaaagaaagaGGCGAAAAATGAATCAAAAAATGATGCAATATCAGCCATAATCAAAGCCGCCAAATGTTTAGTGTCGCGAGTACCACAACAGGATGAGATGattaaaaatttggaaattctGAGACTGAAAATGATATTGAGACTCCTACAAATTTCTTCATTTAATGGGAAAATGAATGCTTTAAATGAAGTAAATAAAGTAATTACAACCGTTAGTTTTTATCAACATCGAAATGCGATTACTGAAGAAGAAGAATGGCTTACCGCAGAACGTATGGCT AAATGGATAAAAGAAAATGGAGTATTAGAAATCGTTTTAAGGGATTCGTTACATCAGCCTCAGTAtgttgaaaaattggaaaaaattttacgctttaTCATAAAAGAACACGCACTGACTTTAGAAGATTTAGACGCTGTTTGGGCGGCACAAGCTGGAAAACATGAagcaattgtgaaaaatgttcatGACTTACTGGCCAAACTTGCTTGGGATTTTAGCCCTGAACAACTCGATCATCTTTTTGAATGTTTTCAG ATGAGTTGGAAGACTGCCAAtaagaaacaaagagaaaagTTATTAGAATTAATCAGGAGACTGGCAGAAGATGATAAGGATGGTGTAATGGCACACAag gTTTTAACCCTTTTTTGGAACTTGGCTCATTCTGACGAGGTGCCTACGGAGATTATGGATCAAGCACTAAATGCTCATGTAAAAATTCTTGATTATTCGTGTTCACAAGAAAGAGATGCTCAAAAAACAATTTGGCTAGACAAATGTGTGGAAGAATTGAAGAGTGGCGATAAGTGGGCTTTACCTGCCTTGAaacaaattcgagaaatatgTTGTCTGTATGAATCAAATCCTAATATAGTAGGCAACGGTCCACGGGGTCATCATTTACATTTTAG GCAAGATGTTATAGAACGACTTCAAGCAGAACACTCAATAGTAGTTCTTGTAACAAACAGTTTAACAAACTATATGGACAAAACACGGCAATTGGTCAAAGAAAATTCGGACATTGATGCAAATACTTACATGCCCGATAATCGTTACAGCCACATTATGCAAGTGCAAGAAAGGCTTAATTTCCTACGTTTCTTATTAAAA GACGGTCAACTATGGTTATGCGAGGATCAAGCTGAACAAATTTGGCAATGCTTAGCAGAACAAGGAGTGTTCGTGTCCGATCGTGAAGCTTGCTTCAAATGGTTCTCAAAACTAATGGGAGACGAACCAGATCTTGACCCGGCAATAAAcaaagaatttttccaaaaaaatataCTACAACTAGATCCAATATTACTTACAGAAAGCGGTATTAAATGTTACGAGCGATTTTTCAAAGCCGTTAATTCTAAAGAAGGAAAACTAAAACTGAAAAGAAGAACTTTTTTTATGGATGACGTTGACCTCATTGGTACAGATTATTTGTGGCGA GTGGTAACTAATAGTCCCGAAGAAATTGCAAATCGAGCCATAGAACTTTTAAAGGAAGTAAATACTAATTTAGGACCACGACTTCACTCTTCAGTTCTGGCTTTTCATGTAACATACATAGGAGAATGCATGGACAGATTGAAAGCACATTACGACACTGTGTCTGTCTTAAGTAAAGTGTATCTCGAAGGAAAAGAGGAACGCGAGGAACAAATgtcaaataaaattaaagtagaagccatgaaaatgtGCCGTGTTATGAAAGTGTTACAGGAATACATAAATGAGTGCGATTCAGCATTTCCAGTAGATCGGAGAATATTGCCATTACATAG AGCAGCTCGTGGGAAGTATTTATCTCTCATAATTCGTTTTGTAAATCCTGGTCGTAACGTAGACGATATAGATGTATTCACACACAGTAATGACACTTTGGGATCATTGAGACGACAAATATTACGCAGAATTAAAGCGAACGGCTCGAATGTAAAACTTGACTTATTTCTTAATGGAGAGTCTCTGGAGCCAACAGATGATAGAAAGCTTCTTTCTCAAACGCCATTAAGAGATAAAATG tTATTGTCTGCGAAGCTGAGTCAAGTAAACAGTAACATGCCAAGTTCACCAGAGAGCAGTTCGGATAGCTCTACTAGTTCTCCACATCATCCATACGATGGACCAAACGTAGAAGCAGAAAATAGCTTACCGGGTGTG GTCATATCGCAAAGATCGCAATACGCCAcgtttttctttcaattgtcAGATCTTGGATGTACACTTCAACATGCGCAATTACGCGATGGCGCACGAAATCTGTTACAACTAGTGCCACCAGATACACTTACTgtatcccgattacagtggttatTTGGTCACTGTAAAGATGATGATACTTTAGATAATGCTCTTTGTAATGAACAAAATACTACAGtagattctttattttttactgCAAGTCCCAGCCAAGTTTTATACAATCTAGAG GTTTTATATAGTTTGTTAATGCCAACTCTAGACCCGATGTCAGAAAGGGTATTTGAATTTCAATGCAGTTTCATAAAGAGCGGTGAAGCTGGTGTTATCCTTGAAATGTTaactaaaaacaaatttttaccaAATGCCGATGAAGTTACAAAGCGGGCAGCTTATTTAACGGTATTGAAATTGTGCAAACTCTTACTGACAGTAGTCGGTAACGTAATGGCCTGCGTGATGGATGAAGTGCAACAAGCTGGGATTTCAGAAAATCACGATAATCATGCTCATAACAATCGAGGTCCGGTGGCGGTCCTGAAACAAGCGTTACAAAGTGTACCTAATCAGAACACTGAATACATGTTGAGAAGCGTAGCAGCGAAGTTAGCTCAACATTTAGCGCGTCGAATGTTGTGTGGAGGAACAGAATCTGACAAATGCCGGCAGCTTTTTATGCAAGCCCTATCCTGGGAGCTACCGGACGTAGCTACCATTCGTGCCATAATTAGGCTAGCATGGGCGGCATCCACAGGCAATCTAAACAACATAAACATATCTGTTGAGATGCTTCATACGCTgcatgaaacgaacgaaaaggaaGCGTTCAATAATCCTGACAACAATGACGTACTAGTATGTAAAGAGGCACTAGAAGTTCTAACAATTGCATTGGTATTGAATCCAACTGCGTTAGAGTCGTTACCAAGAGACAAGATGTGGCACACGTTTCTGATAGATCTTGTGCTCCTGAGTACATCAAGAGTAGTTAGAATGGCTGCTGCTGAACAGTTTTTTCTTATATCAACGTGGTACAGCAGCGGTCATCAACCGTTGTTATTCGCGATAACACTACTTTTCTCTGTTTTAAACACCACTGTTATGGAACACGCAAAACAAAGCCACGAGTACTTTCATCTATTATGTAGATTGTTAAATTTTGCACATATGTCGGGCTGCCCTCTCTTGACGGCTGAAACGTTACTGAACATCGAAATAGCATGGTTAAAGAAAGTTCGTGACAATGTTAAAGAAACTGGAGAGAGTCAAATCGATGAAGCGGTCCTTGAAGGACACCTTGGTCTTACTAAAGAACTGCTGGCATTCCTACCTCCAAGCAAGAAGTATGAACTGGGCTCCGATGAAAAACATGGCGCAAATTTGATAAAAGAATTGGTCGAAGATTTTGTGTTCCCTGCATCGCGTCTTATGCTGCAACTTCGTAGCACTGGAGAGTTAAGCGCTTCGCAAGCGAGTCCAGTATGCACAACACCTCAGTCGACCAGTGCAGCATTCGATTTACTTGTAGGTCTTTGTATAGGCTGTGTACCCAACATGAAACTTCTAGTCATAATGCTCACTGACATGTTCTACTCAGAAAGAGACGAACCGCTAGTAGAATGGGATTACCTGCCACCAGTTGGACTTAGGCCGTTGAAGGGCTTTGTAGGTCTAAAGAATGCAGGCGCGACTTGCTACATGAACTCAGTATTACAACAATTGTACATGGTTGAAAGTATAAGAATCGGGCTTTTGGCCGCAGAAGGTGCAGCGACAGACTTAAACGAAGATTTCTCTGGCGAAGAAAGAATTGAGGGAGAACAAACGATCGAAGCGAACGATAACGATACGAATGAAGAAAAATGCGGAGCCGATGAATCCagaaaagaatataatattGGTATTTTGAAACAGGTTCAAGCTATCTTTGGTCATCTAGCTTACAGCaaattacaatattatatacCTAGAGGGCTTTGGAAACACTTTAA ACTTCAGGGTGAACCTGTAAATCTTAGGGAACAACAGGACGCAGTAGAATTTTTCATGAGCCTAGTGGAAAGCTTAGATGAGGCGTTAAAAGCTTTAGGACATGAACAAATAATGAGCAGGATTCTTGGTGGTTCATACAGTGACCAAAAAATCTGCAAAGGTTGCCCTCATAG ATATTCCAAGGAGGAACCGTTCAGTTTGATAAGCGTGGATATCAGGAATCATAGCAATTTATTGGACTCCCTTGAACAATATGTGAAAGGAGAATTGCTAGAAGGTGCAGACGCTTATCATTGTGATAAATGTAACAAAAAG gtcgtaacggtgaaacgattaTGCGTAAAGAAGTTACCACCTGTTTTAGCCATTCAATTAAAAAGATTTGAATATGATTTTGAAAGAGTTTGCGCTATAAAATTTAATGATTATTTTGAATTCCCAAGAGATTTGGATATGGAACCTTACACTGTTTCTGGACTAGCTAAAGTGGAGGGAGAAGTTATAGACTGTGATTACGAGGAGTCAATAAAAGGAACCTGTACTAAATATCAATTGACTGGCATCGTAGTGCATAGTGGTCAAGCAAGCGGGGGtcattattattcttatattttacacaG ACAAAGCGATGGTGTTGCCAAGTGGTACAAATTCGATGATGGTGATGTTACCGAATGTAAaatggaagaagaggaagaaatgaAATCTCAATGTTTTGGTGGTGATTACTTGGGAGAAGTGTTTGACCACATGCTTAAACGAATGAGTTACCGGAAGCAGAAACGATGGTGGAACGCCTATATGTTATTTTACACCAGATTAGATGTAGAGGAAAATTCTTTAATGAAAAGTGTTAATGAATTATCATTGT ATACGAAATTGGGAGTCATGAAAATGCCTCCAGCCATCGAGTACAGCGTCAGAAAACAGAATATAAAGTTCATGCATAATCGGAACCAGTTTAGCgcagaatattttcaatttattaaaaaacttgTATCTTGTAATCCTTTTAACATTAATAGACAAAATATGAACGAAAAACTT AGCTCCGAACAGGAAGAACTTGCTATGTTGTCCGTTCAATTAGCATCCAGATTCCTGTTTCACACAGGTTTCCATACTAAGAAGACTTTGCGTGGTAATGCAACGGATTGGTACGATATTGTTTGTCACCATTTACGCAGCAGTAAATCTGTGCGGTCCTGGTTTGCTCATAACGTGTTATTTAATCATCCAAATAG ATTTTGCGACTACCTTTTGAGCTGTCCAAGTACAGAAGTTCGAACAgcttttctcaaaattttggtaTTTCTTGCACACGTTTCCCTTCAGGATGGCCCATGCGTGCCACCTAGTTTAAATGCACCAA cCATACTTTTGGACCCAACGGCGACGCTCAGTGATCACTTATTACATGCAGTTCTTTCTTTACTTCATCGCGAAATCTCAGATCATGGGCGTCACCTACCACACTACTTTTCTTTGTTCTACACATATGCATCGCTCGGTCTTGCTGAAAAGGCTCAATTGCTTAAG ttGAATGTTCCGGTTACATTTATGTTAGTTGCAATCGACGAAGGACCCGGCCATACAATAAAGTATCAGTATCCTGAATTGACTAAATTGCATCAAGTAGTTAGTATGCTGTTACGTTGTTGTGATGTATCATCGAAAACACATTCGAGTCATGCACAGTCAGGAGTAGCGCCTTTCCCAAATCCGTATGGTGATCCGGCGTGTCAGAATGAATATTTGATGCCTATTCAACCGCAGGCAGCCGATATTCTTTTTGTTAAAAACAA TTATATGAAAAAACTGATCGAAGACGCCGATGTTAACGTCACTGAAGATACAGTCAAATTATTGCAATACTGTTGTTGGGAAAATCCACACTTATCACGGACAGTGCTCAGTGAATTATTATGGCAAATTGGATTTGCTTTCACACACGAACTCAAACATCATGCAGAGTTACTACTCGCCATGCTTCTTATGGAAGATTCATGGCAAACGCATCGTGTTCACAATGCACTTAAAG GTGTACCGGATGAACGAGAaggtttattcgaaataatacaaAGAAGCAAACATCATTATCAGAAGAGAGCCTACCAGTGCATTAAATGTATGGTACAGCTTTTCAGTAAATGTAGACCTGCTCATCAACTTTTACATCACAGCTCGGAATTGAAGAGGAAGTGGATACATGCTATTGACTGGCTTCATGAAGAACTTGACAAA AGACCATATGCTTCTACGGCCCCGTACACTCACGCGTACAGTAATTGGTCTCCACCAGCACAGTCTAATGATTCTACAAATGGTTACGTTTTGGAGCGAAGCAACAGTGCAAGGAAGACATTGGAAAGAGCTTGTGAACTTTGTCCCGATGTGGAACCAGAGGTGGAAGATGCGAGTGAAGATTGCGCGGAGGAAGCAGAGAAGTATCAGCCACAAAATAGAGTGATAATGCGATCAGGACGTAATCTAGGATGGATGTCTTTAGG ATATCCAGATGTAACTATAATGCAACAAATGCTAGAGGAACAACAATCACAGTCTGGACCAGCTCCAGTTCACACTCCTCTTTTAGCTCACCAGTTACATAGTCCACAGAACTGTGAGTCATCACAAAATACCAGCCGGGATCCATAA